In Candidatus Obscuribacterales bacterium, the sequence ATCTTTTGGCTCTCCCTCTCCTTCAGTGGCTCTGTAGGTATAGATAGAAAGTTCCTGTTGGGGGTTAGTGTTGGTTTTCGGGGCGTAGGGGTGGTATGCACTTTCTTCTATGAAAATTTCTTTTCTGACACTGTTTCCGGACATGATCCAAAGTGGGTTGAGCTATGGGGTTTCGGGGCAGGCTCTGAAAAAGGGTCTGTTTGATCTGGAGCTCGTCAACCCCAGGGACTTTACCGAGGATGTCCATAAGACCGTCGACGATCGTCCTTTTGGGGGTGGTGATGGAATGGTTTTATTGGCTGAACCCTTTGAGCGCGCTTTGAATAGTTTGGCGCTTAGCCAGGACGCCTTGGTGGTGCACACGTCCCCCCAAGGGGAGGTCTTTACCGATGCCATCAGTCGCGAGCTCTCGACAGCTCAACAAATTGTTTGGGTTTGCTCGCGGTACTCGGGGCTGGATGAGCGCTGGCTCACCAAGAATGTGGACCGCGAGCTCTCTGTTGGGGATTACGTCACCAGTGGTGGCGAGCTGCCAGCCCTGGTGATGACCGATAGTCTGTTGCGCCATGTGCCCATGGTTTTAGGAAATGAAACCTCTCACGTTCAAGAAAGCTTTGCTCTGGGTGCACCTCTTGAGGCCCCCCTTTACACTC encodes:
- the trmD gene encoding tRNA (guanosine(37)-N1)-methyltransferase TrmD translates to MKISFLTLFPDMIQSGLSYGVSGQALKKGLFDLELVNPRDFTEDVHKTVDDRPFGGGDGMVLLAEPFERALNSLALSQDALVVHTSPQGEVFTDAISRELSTAQQIVWVCSRYSGLDERWLTKNVDRELSVGDYVTSGGELPALVMTDSLLRHVPMVLGNETSHVQESFALGAPLEAPLYTRPRSWEGMEIPPILFSGDHARIERWRQSTGFVRTWVKRKDWYLESQSPERLLKLKEHLAELLKEVKKTPENWIFAEAPEEILEQVLHAEELWSQRGLSR